GAACTGCATCGAGAGGCCGGTGTCGACGATGTCCTCGACGACGATGATGTGCCGGCCCTCCAGGTCGGCGTCGATCTTCTTGAGCTCGGTGACGGTCCCGCTCGACACCTTCTCGGCCCCGTAGGACGAGAGCTTGAGGAAGTCGACCTCGCAGTCGATCGTGATGGCCCGCATGAGGTCGGCGAGGAAGAGGAAGGCCCCGTTGAGGACGCCGATCAGGATCGGCCGCTTGCCGTCGTACTCGGCGTCGATGGCGCGTCCGATGGCCTGGACGCGGGCGCTGATGGTATCAGCGTCGAGGTAGAGGCGGAAGCGCTCGCCCTGGCAGGTGACGGTGTCGGCGACGGAGGTGAGATCGGGCATGGCAGCAGCGGGCGATGGGAAGCGCCGAAGCTACGCACCGGAGCGGACGGGGGGCAACGCAGGCCTCCACCTCAGCCGTACGGCCCGCTGCGTCTCCGGCCCGACAGCCCACGCGGCCCCGAGCCGGTGCCCGACGACCCACGCGACGGCCTCGCCCGAGAGCAGCACGAGCTGGCGCGCCCGCTCGTGCGGCGACACCCGCCGCTCGGTGAGCAGATCGCTGACGTTCTTGCGCCCGGTCATCCCGAGCGGCTGGAACGCGTCGCCCGCTTGCCAGGGCCGCAGCGTGAGCGGAAACCGCAGCCGGTCTGCGTCTACCCACTCGACCTCCGGCGACGCGTCGAACGCGGCCGGCACCGCGCTGGGCTTGCCGACGTGCAGTGTGCCGAGCGGCGTAGTGGTCTCGCCCGGCTGCACGTCGAGCGCGAACGCGTCCACCGCCGGCTCCGCCTCGAAGACGAGCCGGTCGCGGTCGCGCCAGACGGTGACGCCGGGCCACGCGACCCGCCGCCC
Above is a window of Bacteroidota bacterium DNA encoding:
- the hpt gene encoding hypoxanthine phosphoribosyltransferase — protein: MPDLTSVADTVTCQGERFRLYLDADTISARVQAIGRAIDAEYDGKRPILIGVLNGAFLFLADLMRAITIDCEVDFLKLSSYGAEKVSSGTVTELKKIDADLEGRHIIVVEDIVDTGLSMQFITDLMADLRPASVRTATLLHKKEATNPELDLRLDYVGFEIENLFVIGYGLDYGQLGRNLPAIYILDER